A genomic region of Zea mays cultivar B73 chromosome 6, Zm-B73-REFERENCE-NAM-5.0, whole genome shotgun sequence contains the following coding sequences:
- the LOC103629364 gene encoding membrane protein of ER body 2 isoform X2, producing MMEVERPMWELKEEEEEPPQLLMEAEEDDYEEEEDTSALLYTRERESMRKKMTTTMADLDLEMESSDSDSNAAASAAVEEEAAAAAQQSIFLDPTQASDHATGLGAENQVEKQDNVSAQQTNHSSSNGNLENGSHSNGVHEISSSSETVTTIADGLKLITTIREGRQHILPSWSGSLDHVSGGSTSTSQVHEIEVEKEVSKGDVKVEEYDLEKILDEQETHDLYCPNCKSCITRRVILKKRKRTVRQETGKEPPKRPQLVEPPANAPSQTINQDSPEVFRCLSCFTFFIPTGCGFNIFRIFERRDVDQQVQSQHSSASVENCGSWLLSCFRTIDSPKPLHNADSLEEPLVSDSQRTDNITSVEENTPLHSDNTIGKAEQSNKPSPTGSQTTAATYEVKESFSQFHASSKDVTGSTQKEAGHVVTVQRNGARQEQIPLSRPAVDTKTDTSHLGHKEEFTQTEAGHVVTVQRNGARQEQIPLSQPSGDTANDSMHLGHKQDILEDIMAPSDNSTFFSPSFVKPVLTIPIKVLPGEDNQTVEKPTSVIRQPAEPEAPPHRVLAVPEAEALVPAPSAERDEWDILKAVVYGGLVESITSLSVVSAAAASGAKTLDIFILGIANLIGGLPVLYHNIADLRNTGDIAESSEQVGHYWLELGRRSKYQLHMVIAILSYILFGLLPPVIYGLSFRTSDNRENKVLVVAAASLLCIALLAIGKAHVKRHRTYLTTLLYYLSIGFSSSGLSYVAGVLLAKVLAHFGIIDQGGASAPAPPGLSFPEAAAWASY from the exons atgatGGAGGTGGAGAGGCCGATGTGGGAGctcaaggaggaggaggaggagccgccGCAGCTGCTCATGGAGGCCGAGGAGGATGACTATGAGGAGGAGGAAGACACCTCCGCCCTCCTATACACtagggagagagagagcatgAGGAAGAAGATGACGACAACGATGGCGGACCTGGACCTGGAGATGGAGTCCTCCGACTCCGACTCCAacgcagcagcatcagcagcagtagaggaggaggcggcggcggcggcccagCAGAGCATCTTCTTGGATCCAACACAAG CCTCTGACCATGCTACTGGGCTGGGTGCTGAAAACCAAGTTGAGAAACAGGACAATGTCAGCGCTCAACAAACTAACCACAGTTCGAGTAATGGCAACTTGGAAAATGGTTCACACTCTAATGGTGTGCATGAGATCTCCAGCAGCAGTGAAACCGTGACGACCATTGCGGACGGACTCAAACTGATCACAACCATCCGCGAGGGCAGGCAGCACATCTTGCCAAGTTGGAGTGGCTCTCTTGACCACGTTTCTGGTGGCAGCACGAGCACATCTCAGGTTCATGAAATTGAAGTTGAGAAGGAAGTCAGTAAGGGCGACGTCAAAGTTGAAGAGTATGATCTTGAGAAGATTCTGGACGAGCAAGAAACCCATGACCTCTATTGCCCCAACTGCAAATCGTGCATAACTCGAAGGGTCATCCttaaaaagagaaagagaacagtAAGGCAAGAAACAGGCAAGGAACCACCAAAAAGACCACAGCTTGTAGAGCCTCCCGCCAATGCTCCAAGCCAAACAATCAATCAAGACTCGCCGGAAGTATTTAGATGCTTGTCGTGCTTCACTTTCTTCATCCCAACAG GTTGCGGGTTTAATATATTCCGCATATTTGAAAGGAGGGATGTAGACCAACAAGTTCAATCTCAGCATTCTTCTGCGTCTGTTGAAAATTGTGGAAGTtggcttctttcttgtttccggaCAATAGATAGTCCAAAGCCATTACATAATGCAG ATTCATTGGAGGAACCTCTAGTAAGTGATTCGCAGAGGACTGACAATATAACTTCAGTTGAAGAGAACACACCATTGCATAGTGATAACACAATAGGTAaagcagaacaatcaaacaaaccATCACCAACTGGATCCCAAACCACAGCTGCGACGTATGAAGTAAAGGAGTCCTTCAGTCAATTCCATGCATCATCTAAAGACGTGACAG GATCCACGCAAAAAGAGGCAGGACATGTGGTAACTGTGCAGCGAAACGGAGCACGCCAAGAGCAAATTCCTCTCTCACGGCCTGCTGTTGATACTAAAACTGATACCAGTCATCTAGGCCACAAAGAAG AATTCACGCAAACAGAAGCAGGACATGTGGTAACTGTGCAGCGAAATGGAGCACGCCAAGAGCAAATTCCTCTCTCGCAGCCTTCTGGTGATACTGCGAATGATTCAATGCACCTTGGCCACAAACAAG ATATTCTGGAAGATATAATGGCGCCCTCTGATAACAGCACATTTTTCAGCCCATCGTTTGTTAAACCAGTACTTACAATCCCAATAAAAGTTTTGCCTG GGGAGGACAACCAGACGGTTGAGAAACCAACTTCAGTTATTCGTCAGCCAGCTGAGCCAGAAGCTCCACCTCATAGAGTATTGGCAGTCCCTGAGGCCGAGGCACTAGTTCCTGCACCATCAGCTGAGAGGGATGAATGGGATATCCTGAAAGCCGTAGTGTATGGTGGCCTTGTTGAATCAATCACGAGCCTCTCAGTTGTATCAGCAGCTGCAGCAAGTGGTGCCAAGACTT TGGATATATTCATCCTGGGCATAGCAAACCTTATTGGTGGTCTTCCTGTACTTTACCACAAT ATTGCTGATCTACGAAACACAGGAGATATAGCTGAAAGCAGTGAGCAAGTGGGGCATTACTGGCTAGAGCTGGGAAGGCGATCCAAGTACCAGTTGCACATGGTGATAGCCATACTGTCATACATCCTCTTCGGGCTGCTGCCACCAGTCATCTACGGACTGTCATTCAGGACGAGCGACAACAGAGAGAACAAAGTGCTGGTGGTCGCTGCTGCATCTCTCCTGTGCATTGCGCTGCTCGCAATCGGGAAGGCACATGTTAAGAGGCATAGGACATACCTCACAACCCTCCTCTACTACCTGTCCATTGGATTCAGCAGCTCCGGACTGTCGTACGTCGCAGGCGTCCTCCTCGCGAAGGTCCTAGCACACTTCGGTATCATTGATCAGGGTGGTGCATCAGCTCCTGCTCCTCCAGGTCTCTCATTCCCTGAAGCAGCCGCCTGGGCTTCCTACTGA
- the LOC103629364 gene encoding membrane protein of ER body-like protein isoform X1, which yields MMEVERPMWELKEEEEEPPQLLMEAEEDDYEEEEDTSALLYTRERESMRKKMTTTMADLDLEMESSDSDSNAAASAAVEEEAAAAAQQSIFLDPTQGLWKCRHCDWTHQRLSGPCTAEIILHSQQGHCKIASNVDSLVQHQPLYSSPHKASDHATGLGAENQVEKQDNVSAQQTNHSSSNGNLENGSHSNGVHEISSSSETVTTIADGLKLITTIREGRQHILPSWSGSLDHVSGGSTSTSQVHEIEVEKEVSKGDVKVEEYDLEKILDEQETHDLYCPNCKSCITRRVILKKRKRTVRQETGKEPPKRPQLVEPPANAPSQTINQDSPEVFRCLSCFTFFIPTGCGFNIFRIFERRDVDQQVQSQHSSASVENCGSWLLSCFRTIDSPKPLHNADSLEEPLVSDSQRTDNITSVEENTPLHSDNTIGKAEQSNKPSPTGSQTTAATYEVKESFSQFHASSKDVTGSTQKEAGHVVTVQRNGARQEQIPLSRPAVDTKTDTSHLGHKEEFTQTEAGHVVTVQRNGARQEQIPLSQPSGDTANDSMHLGHKQDILEDIMAPSDNSTFFSPSFVKPVLTIPIKVLPGEDNQTVEKPTSVIRQPAEPEAPPHRVLAVPEAEALVPAPSAERDEWDILKAVVYGGLVESITSLSVVSAAAASGAKTLDIFILGIANLIGGLPVLYHNIADLRNTGDIAESSEQVGHYWLELGRRSKYQLHMVIAILSYILFGLLPPVIYGLSFRTSDNRENKVLVVAAASLLCIALLAIGKAHVKRHRTYLTTLLYYLSIGFSSSGLSYVAGVLLAKVLAHFGIIDQGGASAPAPPGLSFPEAAAWASY from the exons atgatGGAGGTGGAGAGGCCGATGTGGGAGctcaaggaggaggaggaggagccgccGCAGCTGCTCATGGAGGCCGAGGAGGATGACTATGAGGAGGAGGAAGACACCTCCGCCCTCCTATACACtagggagagagagagcatgAGGAAGAAGATGACGACAACGATGGCGGACCTGGACCTGGAGATGGAGTCCTCCGACTCCGACTCCAacgcagcagcatcagcagcagtagaggaggaggcggcggcggcggcccagCAGAGCATCTTCTTGGATCCAACACAAG GTCTATGGAAGTGCCGGCACTGCGATTGGACGCACCAACGCTTGAGTGGTCCATGCACAGCTGAAATAATCCTCCACAGTCAGCAGGGACACTGCAAAATTGCCAGCAACGTCGATTCGTTAGTTCAGCACCAACCATTATATAGTTCaccacacaaag CCTCTGACCATGCTACTGGGCTGGGTGCTGAAAACCAAGTTGAGAAACAGGACAATGTCAGCGCTCAACAAACTAACCACAGTTCGAGTAATGGCAACTTGGAAAATGGTTCACACTCTAATGGTGTGCATGAGATCTCCAGCAGCAGTGAAACCGTGACGACCATTGCGGACGGACTCAAACTGATCACAACCATCCGCGAGGGCAGGCAGCACATCTTGCCAAGTTGGAGTGGCTCTCTTGACCACGTTTCTGGTGGCAGCACGAGCACATCTCAGGTTCATGAAATTGAAGTTGAGAAGGAAGTCAGTAAGGGCGACGTCAAAGTTGAAGAGTATGATCTTGAGAAGATTCTGGACGAGCAAGAAACCCATGACCTCTATTGCCCCAACTGCAAATCGTGCATAACTCGAAGGGTCATCCttaaaaagagaaagagaacagtAAGGCAAGAAACAGGCAAGGAACCACCAAAAAGACCACAGCTTGTAGAGCCTCCCGCCAATGCTCCAAGCCAAACAATCAATCAAGACTCGCCGGAAGTATTTAGATGCTTGTCGTGCTTCACTTTCTTCATCCCAACAG GTTGCGGGTTTAATATATTCCGCATATTTGAAAGGAGGGATGTAGACCAACAAGTTCAATCTCAGCATTCTTCTGCGTCTGTTGAAAATTGTGGAAGTtggcttctttcttgtttccggaCAATAGATAGTCCAAAGCCATTACATAATGCAG ATTCATTGGAGGAACCTCTAGTAAGTGATTCGCAGAGGACTGACAATATAACTTCAGTTGAAGAGAACACACCATTGCATAGTGATAACACAATAGGTAaagcagaacaatcaaacaaaccATCACCAACTGGATCCCAAACCACAGCTGCGACGTATGAAGTAAAGGAGTCCTTCAGTCAATTCCATGCATCATCTAAAGACGTGACAG GATCCACGCAAAAAGAGGCAGGACATGTGGTAACTGTGCAGCGAAACGGAGCACGCCAAGAGCAAATTCCTCTCTCACGGCCTGCTGTTGATACTAAAACTGATACCAGTCATCTAGGCCACAAAGAAG AATTCACGCAAACAGAAGCAGGACATGTGGTAACTGTGCAGCGAAATGGAGCACGCCAAGAGCAAATTCCTCTCTCGCAGCCTTCTGGTGATACTGCGAATGATTCAATGCACCTTGGCCACAAACAAG ATATTCTGGAAGATATAATGGCGCCCTCTGATAACAGCACATTTTTCAGCCCATCGTTTGTTAAACCAGTACTTACAATCCCAATAAAAGTTTTGCCTG GGGAGGACAACCAGACGGTTGAGAAACCAACTTCAGTTATTCGTCAGCCAGCTGAGCCAGAAGCTCCACCTCATAGAGTATTGGCAGTCCCTGAGGCCGAGGCACTAGTTCCTGCACCATCAGCTGAGAGGGATGAATGGGATATCCTGAAAGCCGTAGTGTATGGTGGCCTTGTTGAATCAATCACGAGCCTCTCAGTTGTATCAGCAGCTGCAGCAAGTGGTGCCAAGACTT TGGATATATTCATCCTGGGCATAGCAAACCTTATTGGTGGTCTTCCTGTACTTTACCACAAT ATTGCTGATCTACGAAACACAGGAGATATAGCTGAAAGCAGTGAGCAAGTGGGGCATTACTGGCTAGAGCTGGGAAGGCGATCCAAGTACCAGTTGCACATGGTGATAGCCATACTGTCATACATCCTCTTCGGGCTGCTGCCACCAGTCATCTACGGACTGTCATTCAGGACGAGCGACAACAGAGAGAACAAAGTGCTGGTGGTCGCTGCTGCATCTCTCCTGTGCATTGCGCTGCTCGCAATCGGGAAGGCACATGTTAAGAGGCATAGGACATACCTCACAACCCTCCTCTACTACCTGTCCATTGGATTCAGCAGCTCCGGACTGTCGTACGTCGCAGGCGTCCTCCTCGCGAAGGTCCTAGCACACTTCGGTATCATTGATCAGGGTGGTGCATCAGCTCCTGCTCCTCCAGGTCTCTCATTCCCTGAAGCAGCCGCCTGGGCTTCCTACTGA
- the LOC100281416 gene encoding methyltransferase isoform X1 → MAKEQDGSPKVRHPEFQRMRVTLTIGVIGLCVTAYILGAWQGTSNGISSPLISTRTQCKDPVRSSGARLDFQAHHQVGFNESALAVEKFPPCQLKYSEYTPCQDPRKARKFPKKMMQYRERHCPKKEDMLRCLIPAPPNYSNPFQWPKSRDYAWFNNIPHRELSIEKAVQNWIHVEGDLLRFPGGGTMFPHGADAYIDDINALVPLNEGNIRTALDTGCGVASWGAYLMNRNIITMSFAPRDSHEAQVQFALERGVPAMIGVMGTERIPYPARAFDMAHCSRCLIPWNKLDGVYLIEVDRVLRPGGYWILSGPPIHWKRHYQGWERTEGDLKQEQDEIEDLAKRLCWKKVVEKGDLAIWQKSINHVECVDSRKVYDAPQICKSNDVDSAWYKKMDTCISPLPDVKSEDEVAGGVLETWPKRAFAVPPRVIRGSVPGLTPEKFQEDNKVWSERVDHYKKLIPPLGKRRYRNVMDMNAGIGGFAAALMKYPLWVMNVVPSGLAHDTLGVIYERGFIGTYHDWCEAFSTYPRTYDLIHADKVFSSYQDRCDITYILLEMDRILRPEGTVIIRDNVEVLVKVQAITGGMRWKSQIMDHESGPFNTDKILVAVKTYWTGKLVQKQ, encoded by the exons ATGGCTAAAGAACAGGATGGATCCCCCAAGGTGCGCCACCCAGAATTCCAAAGGATGCGCGTAACTCTCACCATAGGTGTCATTGGCCTCTGTGTCACAGCATACATTCTTGGTGCTTGGCAAGGTACCTCGAACGGCATTAGTTCCCCCTTAATAAGTACCAGAACCCAGTGCAAAGATCCCGTGCGATCATCTGGTGCTCGCCTGGATTTCCAAGCCCACCACCAGGTGGGCTTCAATGAATCGGCGCTTGCTGTGGAGAAATTCCCACCTTGCCAGCTCAAGTACAGTGAGTATACCCCTTGCCAAGATCCAAGGAAAGCTAGGAAGTTCCCAAAGAAAATGATGCAGTACAGGGAGCGGCACTGCCCAAAGAAAGAAGACATGCTCCGGTGCTTGATCCCTGCGCCTCCAAACTATAGCAACCCCTTCCAGTGGCCAAAAAGTCGCGACTATGCTTGGTTCAATAACATTCCTCATCGGGAGCTCAGTATTGAGAAGGCTGTTCAGAACTGGATTCATGTCGAGGGAGACCTGCTTAGATTCCCTGGAGGTGGCACTATGTTCCCACATGGTGCCGATGCTTATATTGATGACATAAATGCCCTTGTACCATTAAATGAAGGCAACATCCGAACTGCGCTTGATACTGGATGTGGA GTTGCAAGCTGGGGTGCTTATCTTATGAATAGGAACATCATCACCATGTCTTTTGCGCCAAGGGATTCACATGAGGCACAGGTACAGTTTGCATTAGAGCGGGGGGTACCAGCCATGATTGGAGTGATGGGGACTGAGAGAATCCCATATCCGGCTAGAGCATTTGACATGGCACACTGCTCGAGATGTTTGATCCCATGGAATAAGCTTG ATGGTGTCTATCTAATTGAAGTAGACAGGGTTCTTAGGCCTGGGGGCTACTGGATCCTCTCTGGGCCTCCAATCCATTGGAAGAGGCACTACCAGGGCTGGGAGAGGACAGAAGGAGACCTGAAGCAAGAGCAAGATGAGATTGAGGACTTGGCGAAACGGCTCTGCTGGAAGAAGGTCGTAGAGAAAGGTGATCTTGCTATATGGCAGAAATCTATCAACCACGTAGAATGTGTTGACAGTAGGAAGGTTTATGATGCTCCGCAGATTTGTAAGAGCAATGATGTGGATTCTGCTTG GTACAAGAAAATGGACACTTGCATATCTCCTCTCCCAGATGTGAAGAGTGAAGATGAAGTTGCTGGCGGAGTCCTTGAGACATGGCCCAAAAGAGCATTTGCTGTCCCCCCAAGAGTAATCCGCGGTTCAGTTCCAGGCCTCACCCCTGAGAAGTTCCAAGAGGATAACAAGGTGTGGTCAGAGAGAGTGGATCACTACAAGAAATTGATTCCACCACTGGGCAAAAGACGATACAGGAATGTGATGGACATGAATGCGGGGATAGGTGGCTTTGCAGCTGCATTGATGAAGTACCCTCTTTGGGTGATGAATGTTGTGCCTTCAGGCTTGGCCCATGACACCCTGGGTGTTATTTACGAACGAGGGTTTATTGGCACGTACCATGATTGGTGTGAGGCTTTCTCAACGTACCCGAGGACCTACGACCTCATCCATGCTGATAAAGTTTTCAGCAGTTACCAGGACAG GTGTGACATAACGTACATCCTACTGGAGATGGACCGAATTCTAAGGCCTGAGGGGACTGTGATCATCAGGGACAACGTAGAGGTGTTGGTGAAGGTACAAGCTATCACTGGAGGCATGAGGTGGAAGAGCCAAATCATGGACCATGAGTCCGGTCCATTCAACACTGACAAGATCCTAGTGGCTGTCAAGACTTACTGGACCGGGAAGCTCGTGCAAAAACAATAA